From the Temnothorax longispinosus isolate EJ_2023e chromosome 6, Tlon_JGU_v1, whole genome shotgun sequence genome, one window contains:
- the LOC139814815 gene encoding LOW QUALITY PROTEIN: uncharacterized protein (The sequence of the model RefSeq protein was modified relative to this genomic sequence to represent the inferred CDS: substituted 1 base at 1 genomic stop codon), which yields MEHLDKTERDLVEGSNQIATLGEYLAWEXRCEKFIEQLEEDCRFKRPRLSDGSQTVGNRSSLVARIARLDGAKTLLQRRFVHIGGGGEHAAGSISSGNENAERLVWREIDAAFEWRVLTGAVININYIEPRKFLEDAEVIVLDRVQNVMQTHASVKINTVFNGEFVTGDKRDNKSFSTSNFELFRLSERSDLREWYKLHVIEPTLAKLEDFQERDSGWALSRILNLTVNVNKYNPLRAGCYINLPEKIKLKKVVINVHSMDNACFAWSVVAALYPVKDHTYRESSYPDYKNILNLQDIKFPMTLKQIKNFEKHNNISINVYTIEGEETPTVLPIRLTDLRREKHVNLLYVQDPRDDVGHFAWIKNLSRLVSSQLSMHRGRKYFCDRCLHYFHSSEKLEAHGVDCRAINNCAIRLPSEDDKWLSFKNHSRKERLPYVVYADLECTLEKTDADPTTSTFKSQHHRVFSIGYYVRCSYDDSLSAYRFRRDKDCVAWFAEELRRLAHDVKNILSDNIPMVDFTRDEWKKFNSATHCHVCEKPFEPDDVRVRDHCHLTGNYRGPAHSNCNLNYKNSHFIPIVFHNLSGYDSHFIIKEIATAYEGHVDLLPITKEKYISFTKNVKSTEDKDNQNCIKLRFIDSYKFLSTSLEKLASFLDKDKLKIIRSKFSALSDQDFELLTRKSVFPYEYIDCVEKLEDTCLPSRDSFYSSLTGDTVSESDYAHAVNVWQRFSIRTLGDYSDLYLKIDVLLLADIFENFRDSCVASYGLDPAYYYTLPGFTWDAMLKHTGINFELLTDIDMVMFIERGIRGGLSQCSNRYAVANNRYMQSYDTSKPSSYLMYFDVNNLYGWAMCQPLPYADFRWVEDVSNFEFSAIALDSPKGYILEVDLEYPQNKHDAHADLPFCPTRDKPPGKRQDKLLATLYDKKCYVIHYGNLQQCTRHGLRITKIHRNTGQKRF from the exons atggAACATCTCGATAAAACGGAACGCGACCTGGTGGAAGGATCCAACCAAATCGCTACCTTGGGCGAATATCTTGCATGGGAATAGCGATGCGAGAAGTTTATTGAGCAGCTCGAAGAAGACTGTCGTTTCAAACGTCCGCGGCTCTCAGACGGCTCTCAGACTGTCGGAAACAGATCATCTTTAGTGGCAAGAATCGCGCGACTCGATGGTGCGAAGACTCTATTACAGAGACGGTTCGTACATatcggtggtggtggtgagCATGCGGCGGGCAGTATTAGTAGCGGTAACGAAAACGCGGAAAGACTCGTGTGGCGAGAGATTGATGCCGCGTTCGAATGGCGTGTATTGACCGGTGCAgtgataaatatcaattacatCGAACCGCGAAAATTTCTCGAAGATGCCGAAGTCATCGTGCTCGATCGTGTGCAAAACGTCATGCAAACACACGCAAGTGTAAAGATAAACACCGTGTTCAACGGCGAGTTTGTGACGGGTGACAAACGTGACAATAAAAGTTTCAGCACGAGTAACTTTGAACTCTTTCGTTTGTCCGAACGGTCCGATCTGCGCGAGTGGTACAAGCTACACGTTATCGAGCCCACATTAGCGAAACTCGAGGATTTCCAGGAACGCGATAgcggatgggcgttgtcgcgtatactcaatttgacaGTGAACGTGAACAAGTACAATCCTTTGCGCGCGGGATGTTACATCAATTTAccggaaaaaattaaattgaaaaaagttgTGATCAACGTGCATTCTATGGACAATGCGTGCTTCGCGTGGTCAGTGGTCGCCGCGCTGTATCCTGTCAAGGATCATACATATCGGGAATCCTCGTACCctgattacaaaaatatattaaatttacaagacATTAAGTTTCCAATGACTTTGaaacagattaaaaattttgaaaaacacaaCAATATATCCATCAATGTGTATACCATCGAGGGAGAGGAAACGCCGACCGTTCTCCCGATACGGCTCACCGACCTGAGGAGAGAAAAGCACGTAAATCTGCTGTACGTGCAGGACCCGCGAGACGACGTGGGACATTTCGCGTGGATAAAAAATCTATCCCGCCTTGTGAGCTCACAATTGAGCATGCATCGTGGtcggaaatacttttgcgatcg atgtttacattattttcattcgaGCGAGAAATTGGAAGCCCACGGTGTAGACTGCCGAGCGATAAACAACTGTGCCATCCGACTACCGAGCGAGGACGACAAGTGGCTGAGTTTCAAGAATCACAGCAGGAAGGAACGACTTCCATATGTCGTGTACGCCGACCTGGAATGTACCCTCGAGAAGACGGATGCGGATCCGACAACGTCCACGTTCAAGTCTCAACATCATCGGGTATTTAGTATAGGATATTACGTGCGGTGCTCGTACGACGACTCGTTATCCGCGTAtcgatttcgtcgcgataaggattgcgtcgcgtggttcgccGAGGAACTAAGACGTTTAGCACACGACGTAAAGAACATCTTGTCCGATAATATACCCATGGTggatttcacgcgagacgagtggaAAAAGTTTAACAGCGCAACGCACTGTCACGTGTGCGAAAAACCGTTCGAGCCAGACGACGTGCGAGTACGCGATCACTGTCACTTGACCGGCAATTATCGAGGTCCCGCGCATTCtaattgtaacttaaattataaaaattctcacTTCATTCCCAtagtatttcataatttatcgggTTATGattctcattttattataaaagaaattgccACCGCGTACGAAGGACATGTAGACTTACTCCCAATCACGaaggaaaaatacatttcgtttACGAAGAACGTTAAAAGCACTGAAGATAAAGACAACCAAAATTGCATCAAATTAAGATTCATCGACTCGTACAAATTTCTTAGCACGAGTCTCGAAAAATTAGCATCCTTCCTCGATAAggataagttaaaaattatacgttcaaaattttccgcgttatccGACCAAGATTTCGAATTATTGACGCGAAAAAGTGTCTTTCCGTACGAGTACATTGACTGCGTCGAAAAGTTGGAGGATACGTGTTTACCATcgcgcgactcgttttacagttcattgacaggcgacaccgtatccgagagcgattacgcgcacgccgtcAACGTCTGGCAGCGGTTCTCCATTCGAACGCTCGGTGACTACAGCGATCTGTATCTAAAGATCgatgtcttgctgttggccgatatctttgaaaattttcgcgatagcTGCGTCGCGAGTTATGGACTCGATCCGGCGTATTATTACACTTTACCGGGGTTTACGTGGGACGCTATGTTGAAGCATACGGGTATCAATTTCGAACTGCTCACGgacattgacatggtcatgttCATCGAACGCGGTATTCGCGGCGGTTTGAGTCAATGTTCAAACAGATACGCGGTGGCCAATAACAGGTACATGCAATCTTATGATACATCGAAACCATCATCGTACCTGATGTATTTCGACGTAAACAACTTGTACGGCTGGGCAATGTGCCAACCATTGCCATATGCAGATTTTCGATGGGTCGAAGACGTCTCGAATTTCGAGTTTAGCGCGATCGCTTTGGATTCGCCCAAGGGTTACATTCTCGAAGTCGATCTAGAGTATCCGCAGAATAAACACGACGCACACGCCGACTtaccgttctgtccgacgcgcgataaaccaCCCGGCAAACGGCAGGACAAACTTCTCGCCACGTTGTACGATAAGAAGTGTTATGTCATACACTACGGCAACCTACAGCAATGCACGCGCCACGGTCTTCGCATCACAAAAATTCATCGC aacACAGGCCAAAAacgattttga
- the LOC139815086 gene encoding uncharacterized protein produces the protein MNNAVFGKTMENVRNHVDVKLLSKWKGRYGAEALISKPNFHSRSVFSENLIAVELRKLEVKFDKPIYVGMCILDISKVCLYEFHHEYMSPLYRDKCRIMYTDTDSLIYHVECEDVYMNMKRDIAKFDTSDYAINNAYGIPLANKKIPGLMKDENNGAIMTEFVGLRAKMYALRVDGKKDCKKAKGVKSNVVARSITFDDYTRCLRDEIEMKRRQACIRSEKHEVYTVSETKIALSPYDDKRYIIPNSTDTLPWGHYQIPL, from the coding sequence ATGAACAACGCGGTTTTCGGGAAAACGATGGAGAACGTTCGAAATCACgttgatgtaaaattattatcaaagtgGAAAGgtagatacggcgcggaggcaCTGATCTCGAAACCAAATTTTCACAGCAGGAgcgttttttcggaaaatctgATAGCCGTTGAACTGCGAAAACTCGAGGTTAAATTTGACAAACCTATTTACGTCGGCATGTGCATTCTCGACATATCGAAAGTCTGTTTGTACGAATTTCATCACGAGTACATGTCTCCCCTGTATCGCGACAAGTGTAGAATTATGTACACCGATACGGACAGTCTGATATATCACGTAGAATGCGAGGATGTGTACATGAACATGAAACGCGATATCGCTAAATTCGACACgagcgattacgcgatcaACAACGCGTACGGTATCCCACtcgccaataaaaaaattccggGCTTGATGAAAGATGAAAACAACGGTGCGATTATGACCGAATTCGTCGGACTCAGGGCGAAGATGTATGCCTTGCGAGTGGACGGTAAGAAAGACTGTAAAAAAGCGAAAGGTGTTAAGAGCAACGTCGTAGCCAGGTCGataacgttcgacgattacacGAGGTGTCTGCGagacgaaattgaaatgaaGCGACGGCAGGCTTGCATAAGGTCCGAAAAACACGAGGTGTACACCGTGTCCGAAACAAAAATCGCTCTGAGTCCGTACGACGACAAGCGATACATTATACCTAATTCGACCGATACGTTACCGTGGGGACATTATCAAATACCTTTGTAA
- the LOC139815056 gene encoding uncharacterized protein, with the protein MYSVGGSNGGNSGNSGSRRMNYYVPIPDVETPTCENNISLDRRAVRILSRRYALTATEYKFLEIGINVGPPSYVEIAIGDPRRGKELLLSLETWKALYEQRQNIQNFFRNDFKDIHSFINVGPLTVRVCTVNNIKLIRLESANVCLRMTESTLHRMFDLDRCIDARFDHLIRILATVDAKFAQFSDIASTVKDPKEASNVIYASDAFNTNQIIDCELAALVFST; encoded by the exons atgtattccgTTGGAGGAAGCAACGGCGGCAACAGCGGCAACAGCGGCAGTAGACGTATGAATTATTACGTGCCGATTCCCGATGTTGAAACTCCAACGTGTGAAAACAA caTTTCGTTGGATCGTCGCGCGGTTCGTATACTCAGCAGACGATACGCGCTGACAGCTACGGAATacaaattcctcgaaattgGTATCAACGTGGGTCCACCGAGCTACGTGGAGATCGCCATTGGAGATCCTCGCCGAGGAAAGGAACTGCTGTTGTCTCTCGAAACGTGGAAGGCGCTATACGAGCAACGgcaaaatattcagaatttctttcgcAATGACTTCAAAGATATCCatagttttataaacgttGGACCGCTAACGGTGAGAGTTTGTACGGTTAATAACATCAAACTCATACGTCTCGAATCTGCAAACGTATGCTTGAGAATGACCGAATCGACGTTGCATCGTATGTTCGATCTCGATCGGTGCATCGATGCGAGATTCGATCATTTGATCAGAATACTTGCGACGGTCGATGCAAAGTTTGCGCAGTTCTCCGATATCGCGTCCACTGTGAAGGATCCCAAGGAAGCGTCGAATGTAATATACGCTAGCGATGCGTTCAATACGAATCAGATCATCGATTGTGAGCTCGCAGCTTTAGTTTTTAGcacgtaa